The genomic DNA TTTTAACTTTTTCTAGTGTTTTCATGCCCCCTGCTATGGTGAGTTTTAAAGCAGTAAGTTTGAGTTTTTGGAATTTTTTATGGGTCAATAGCTTTTCAAATAAGGTATTGATGCCTATGAGACAGGTAGGCTTGGTTTTCTGTAATGCTTTTATAAACCGTGGAATATCTCTAGGATTTGTAATCAATGAACATTTTGCGCCTAACTTGGCCATGGCAAATAGGCTGCCTAATCCGAAAATATGATAAAGTGGTAGTGGAATGATGGTCCGTTCTTCTTTTTCCTTTAATAAGAGACGCATCACAGGCTCTAATTGCTGAAAATTAGCGGTAAGGTTTCCATGTGATAGCATCGCCCCTTTGGATACACCTGTTGTGCCACCTGTATATTGTAAAAAAGCAATATCAGAAGATTGTAAAGCAACAGGATGCAAAATAGCCCTTTTCCCTTTTGCTAAGACTTCTTTAAACGAGATGGCCTGTGGTAGGTTGTAGGGAGGAACCAGTTTTTTAATGTGCTTAATGGCAAAGTTGAGTAACTTCCCTTTTATGGAGCCAAGCAGGTCACCTACTTTGGTAACAATAACGGTTTGAATGGATGTATCTGGCAAAATTTCAGCCAGTTTATGGGCAAAATTTTCTAATATAACGATTGCGTGCACCCCTGCATCTTTGAGCTGGTAGGCCATTTCAGAAGGGGTATACTGTGGATTCATATTCACTACGACTAGTCCAGCACGTAGCATACCCAATACCGCAATCGGATATTGCAATAGGTTCGGCAGCTGAATAGCTACATGTGATCCTACTGATAAATTGGTATATTGCTGAATATAAGCTGCAAAAGATTTAGACAACTTATCTACTGTACTGAAACTCAGTACTTTACCCATGTTTTCATACATCGGTAAGTCTTGATATTGCTCAAAGACTTCCTCCATAAAATGGACCAATGAGTTGTATTTAGACGCATCAATGGTATGTGGGATGGAAGCGGGATAATGCTGAATCCAAGGTCTTCGGCTCATAGTATGTAAAACTACTTTAATGTTTTTTCAAACTCCACTGCAATATAGTATAATTTTATAATTTTTATGAGGTCTGGTCTCGATGGGCTGCTCATTTTTATTACAATTTTATTTTTTAGATTTGAAAGATTTGTAGAGACCATCTTTTTTAAGTCCATGTCAGGTAAGAGAACCACACCCCAGCTTTGCATTAAGAATAGACAAGCCCATTTTTCCTATACCTTGTTAGATAGGTATACGGCTGGAATTATTTTGCAAGGAACAGAAATAAAGTCCATTCGAATGGGCAAAGCATCGCTTCAGGAGGCTTATTGTTATTTTAATCAAGGAGCGCTTTGGATAAAGGGGATGCATATTGCTGCCTATATTCATGGTACTATCTACAATCATGAGGAAAAACGTGAACGTCAGTTGTTGTTGAAAGGAAAAGAATTACAGAAATTACTTAAAAGCCAGTCAAAAGGGTTGACCATTATT from Cardinium endosymbiont of Philonthus spinipes includes the following:
- the smpB gene encoding SsrA-binding protein SmpB, encoding MSGKRTTPQLCIKNRQAHFSYTLLDRYTAGIILQGTEIKSIRMGKASLQEAYCYFNQGALWIKGMHIAAYIHGTIYNHEEKRERQLLLKGKELQKLLKSQSKGLTIIPIELFISPRGFAKLVIALARGKKLYDKRQTIKERDLERSGQI
- a CDS encoding AMP-binding protein, translated to MSRRPWIQHYPASIPHTIDASKYNSLVHFMEEVFEQYQDLPMYENMGKVLSFSTVDKLSKSFAAYIQQYTNLSVGSHVAIQLPNLLQYPIAVLGMLRAGLVVVNMNPQYTPSEMAYQLKDAGVHAIVILENFAHKLAEILPDTSIQTVIVTKVGDLLGSIKGKLLNFAIKHIKKLVPPYNLPQAISFKEVLAKGKRAILHPVALQSSDIAFLQYTGGTTGVSKGAMLSHGNLTANFQQLEPVMRLLLKEKEERTIIPLPLYHIFGLGSLFAMAKLGAKCSLITNPRDIPRFIKALQKTKPTCLIGINTLFEKLLTHKKFQKLKLTALKLTIAGGMKTLEKVKNQWEKLTGSKLIEAYGLTECSPGISTDMINGIHHMPLPSTFVIVADETGKELPYGTAGELLIKGPQLTQAYWQKPIETAGAFVNGWFKTGDIATMDANGFVSIVDRKKDMINISGFNVYPNEIEQTLIGHPKVLEVGAIGITDVSLKEAIKVFIVKKDATLTAEEIIAYCKAKMARYKVPKYVEFCNSLPKSPIGKVLRRLLKR